The following is a genomic window from Bacteroidales bacterium.
CATTTTTATTTATCCCATGCTTGTTCAAAACATTTCTGAACATCCTTTCAATCATATATCCGATGCCGCCCTGTGAATCTGCAACACAAATATCGATAGGCATCTGGGCTATCTTATATAGCTGCTCCCCTGCATCATTCCTCATCAGAATATTACCAACCTGAGGACCATTCCCATGAGTAATTACCAGATCATACCCTTCGTTAATCAGAAAAACCAGATTCTCGAGTGTCTCTGTCGTATTCTGTTCCTGTTCATCAATTGTTCCAATCTGATCTCCCCTCAGGAGAGCATTACCTCCGAGAGCAACTACTGCAAGTTTTTTCTTCATCAGTCATTATTTTCAACAACACAAAATTACCAAATTCAATATAAATCAACATAAAGCGGAGGTTTTTCGAGTTGTTTTTAAACATGCTTAATAACATATTTATGCTGTTGGTCTGATAATTATCAGATGGAAGAACTTATGTTTAAAAAAATTGTTACATTTACATAATTCAAAATACAGATATATAAGTGAGATTCAGCTATGTGTTGTTCATTGCGGTAATCTTTGCAATGACAGGGTACTCCTGTAAGGAAAAAGGGGGGAAATATATAGATCAGGGCGAGATCCATTATAACATAAATTATATAGGTAACTTTGGTGTGCCCAAGGAATACCTGCCTCAGAATCTGATAGTATCTTTTAAGAGTGACAAGATTCTTTTCGAGATGATCGGATTTGGAAAGTCAGGAATCATGAATCTTGCAAATCCTGAAAAAGGAATATTCGATACTTACTTCAGTCTCTTTACAAAAAAGTTCTATTATGCCGCAAAATCAGGTGAACTGTTCCCTGGCTTTGAAGCTATGGATGACATGATTCTGAAAAAAACTTCCAAGACAAAAGTAATCTGTGGATTTACCTGCAAAAATGCTGAGGTAACCTTCGGAAAGGACAGAAATAAAATTTATAACATCTGGTATACTAATGAAATTGAAGTAAAAGATCCTAATGCCGCTACTCCTTTCAATGAGATTGATGGTGTCCTGTTAGGATTCTTCTTTCTGATGGGACCATCTGAACTCCATTTCGAAGCTGAAACTGTTTACAAAAAGGATATTCCAGACGAAACTTTTGAAAGACGGGATGATTTTGTCAGAGTAACAAAAGAGAATATCAATAAGTTTATTAATCAGATGCTTTAAGAGACTGACATTCCAGTCATTTTTCTTCCAGTTACCATTTGCCTTCATTACATCATAACCCTTTGACAAGGCATGTTTGCCTATTGCCTTTTTTTCTATTACCTTTGGATTGCGTTACAAAGGATCCTTGTTTTGACATAAATTATGGCAGAGAAGATAAAAGAGAAGGAAGAGCCTTCTAAAAAAAGCACAAAATCCACAAAACCATCCGGAAAATCAAAATCATTTCTTTCTGATGAAAGGGTAAAATTCCTCTTTGGAATTCTGATAACCGGATTTGCCATGTACCTTTTACTCGCATGTGTCTCTTATCTCTTCTGGTGGAAAACAGATCAAAGCCTTCCCGACTCTGAAATAATATCCGGAGCAGAGGTACAGGTTAGAAACTGGTCAGGGAAAAGCGGCCACTTCCTGGCCAAAATGATAATCGGTTTTGGCTTTGGATATGGTGCATTTTTTATACCGGTAATATTTGGAACAATAGGCCTTTACCTTCTTAACTTCCCCAAAATAAGCCTCTTCAAACTAATTGTAAAATTCACTTTTGCTGCAATATTCCTGTCATTAATCCTTGGATATATTTTTGGCCAGGCAAACGGATACCTGATAAGCGGTCCGGGTGGTGCACAGGGTTATTTGATAACCCGATGGATGAATTCCTTTATGGGAAAGGTTGGAACAGGGGTATTAATGGCCTTTCTGACAATCTCATACCTGATTTTTGCACTGAAAGTGAAACCTGAATCATTCGGATTAAAGATCCCTCAGTTCCTGAGATTCAGAAAAAAGGCAGAGGAGGGTGCTGTACCAGAGACTATTACTGACCCGCTGATCCCGGAAGATGAGCAGGAAGATATGGAGCCTGATGCAGATGAGCCTGTTGAGTTTATTGTCAAAAACACGAATACAACACCTGAAGATGATTTTGACGAAATTGTACCCGAAGTGGGGGGAACCGGTTCTATAATTCGCGATTTTGATGCAGATGAAGAAGAAGTTCCTGTCGTACCTGAAGAGGGTCACGTACCTATAAATATAATACGTCCCGATGCCAGCGACATGCTTTCCGATCAGGAGGTGCAGAAAATAATGGAAAACTATGATCCCCGACTTGATCTTTCACGTTATAAGTTTCCTCCCGTTTCAATACTTAAAGAACATAAATCTGAAAGTGCCTTCGATAACACTGAAGTCTTTGAAAACAAGGAGAACATAATTAAAACACTGGGAGATCATAAGATCAGTATTAAGAGCATTTCAGCAACAGTTGGTCCGACAGTAACTCTATATGAAATTGTCCCCGAAAGAGGTGTGAGACTTGCTCGTATCAAGTCGCTGGAGGACGACATTGCACTTAATCTTTCTGCTCTTGGGATCAGAATTATAGCACCTATTCCGGGTAGAGGTACCGTCGGTATTGAGGTGCCAAATAAAAAGCCTGAGATGGTATCAATGAGGTCTCTCATAACTTCAAAAGCATTCCAGGAGACAAAGTTTGATATAGCCCTTGCACTTGGTAGAACAATTACAAACGAGCCATATATTGTAGATCTCACCAAGATGCCTCACTTACTTGTGGCTGGTGCAACGGGACAGGGAAAATCAGTCGGGATAAATGCCATAATCACATCAATTCTGTATAAGAAACACCCTGCTGAGGTAAAATTTGTGCTTATAGATCCCAAAAGGGTGGAGTTACCGCTTTACATGAAGATCGAAAGACATTTTCTTGCCAAGCTGCCGGATGAAGAAGATGCAATTATTACTGATACCCAGAAAGTTATAAAGACATTAAACTCGTTATGCATTGAGATGGACAACAGGCTGGAGCTGCTTAAGGCTGCCCAGTCACGTAACATCAAGGAGTATAATGAGAAGTTTGTTTCAAGAAAGCTTAGTCCTGAAAAAGGTCATAAATACCTGCCATATATTGTACTTATAATAGATGAATTTGCCGACCTGATAATGACTGCCGGCAGGGAGATTGAAGGACCGATAGGCCGGCTTGCCCAGCTAGCCAGAGCAATAGGGATCCACCTTATAATATCCACACAGAGACCTTCCGCAAATATCATTACCGGATTCATCAAAGCCAACTTCCCCACACGTATTGCATTCAGGGTCTTTTCTTCAATAGACTCAAGAACCATACTTGACGCTACAGGTGCTGACAGACTTGTCGGACGGGGCGATATGCTTGTTTCATCGGGGAATGAGCCGGTAAGGGTACAATGTGCATTTATTGATACGCCTGAGATCGAAGAACTTACTGATTTCATCGGATCGCAGAAAGGCTATGCCGACGCTATGCATCTGCCTGAATATGTTGATGACAGTGAAACCGGAGCCCTCGATGTTGACCTTAAGAAAAGAGACTCAATGTTTGAGGAAGCCGCAAAACTTGTGGTTCAGCACCAGCAGGGATCAACATCTCTTATACAAAGAAAACTATCAATCGGGTATAATCGTGCAGGCAGAATCATCGACCAGCTGGAGGCAGCAGGTGTTGTTGGACCGTTCGAGGGAAGCAAAGCCCGTGATGTTCTCTGCACCGACTTTATAGCTTTGGAACAGATTTTGAAGAGGCTTGAGTAAAAAGATCTAAATGCGACTCAGATTTATAAGTTTAACATTATTAATGCTTCTGTCTATTAGCTTAGCAGCACAGTCAGAACAGGAAGCCATTAAAATCCTTGACAGGTTTTCATCTAATGCCCTTGGTGCTCCGTCGGTATCAATGAAATTCAATTTGATAACATTTGATCAGGCAGAGAACACTAAAGACACATTGAAAGGATCCATTATCCTGAGCAAGGATAAATATAATCTTGAGCTTCCTGACAATACGATCTGGTTCAACGGAGATATCTCATGGAGCTATCTTCCTGCTGAGAAGGAGGTTACTATAACCAAACCTGACAGGAAAAACAACTCTTTCCAGAACCGGCCCTCTTCAATTTTTTCGATGTATAAAAACGGTTACAAATGCAGGCTCATTGAAGATAAATCTGATACATGGACTATAGATCTTTACCCTGAAGATATTAAGAGTGATCTGCTCAGAGTCAGGCTCCTGATCGGTAAATCACTGTTAAATCTCAGATCCCTTGAATACAAAAAAAGAGATGGTGTTGTTATTACACTTAATGTAGTGGATTATAACTTAAAGCAAAAACCTGTTGCTGAAACATTTGTTTACCCCGCTGCAAAGTTCAAAGGTGTAGAGGTAGTAGATATGAGGTAAAATTTTTTGTCGCAATTAATTTGCAGAGACGCAATGCATTGCGTCTCTACGTCTTTATGAAATCCTGTCAGGATATGCGATACGGAGATGATGGATTGTGGACAAACGGTTTTTAAAAGCTGTTTTGATATCCGTAATATCCTTGTATGTCAGTGGTGCATCGGAATACTGTCCATCCTGCTCCTGCAGATAAATAATACGATCAACCAACTCTCCTATTTTCTCTTCCGTAAATTCCGCAAGACTTCTTGAAGATGCTTCCACTGCATCAGCCATCATCACAATGGCAGTCTCTTTTGAAAATGGCCGGGGACCAGGATATGTAAACTCCTTCTCGCTGCCTGTATCCCATGGCTGCAGATCGGTATACTTCTTATAAAAATAATATGCAATCGTTGTACCGTGATGAGTACGGATAAAATCTATAATCTGAACTGGCACCTTGAAGTTTTTAGCCAGATTCACTCCGTTTCTGACATGATTAAGAATCACTCTTGCACTATCTTTCGGATTAAGATTCTCATGCGGACTTTCACCCAACTTATTATTCTCAATGTAATAGTCAGGATTTGCTACTTTTCCAATATCATGATAAAGTGCTCCTGTACGCACAAGGAGAAGGTTTGCTCCGGTTACCCTTGCAGCCTCCTCAGCCAGGTTGGCAACCTGCAGCGAGTGCTGAAACGATCCCGGAGCCTCCTCGGCGAGTTTCCTGAGAAGTGGCTGGTTAGTATCGGCAAGTTCAAGCAAAGTTGTATCAGATAAAAACAGAAAACGCTGTTCAAACATGAATATCAGCGGATAACTTAATAAAATAAGAATGCTGTTTGCAGCAAACAGAAGGAAGTCATAATTAACAATCCCAGTGACATTGCCATCGTTCAGAAGATGAAATGCAAAATAAAGCAGCGAGTAACTTATCAGTACAGACAATGAAGTAAAAAACAGTTTTCCTTTCCTGTATATATTTGATAATGTAAAAATTGCAACCATGCCTGTAATAAAATTCATAACAACAAATTCGAATGGTTCAGGTACCATAAACCCGGCAAGCATAAGGGTTGTCAGAAGTATGAACAGGGCCAGTCTGGCATCATAGAATGTTCTGATAATAACAGGAATAATAGCAAACGGAATTAGAAAAAGAAGGTTTAAACCTGGATAGTCCTTAAGAATTCTTGTAAGCGCCAGGAAGCTGAGAATTGTAATAATAATAAAGAGGGTCTTCCTTGTGACAAGTAATACTTCATGCCTGAAATGAGAAAGGAAAAGATAAAGAATAAGATAGGAAAAAGTAACTATCATAAAACTTCCCAGGTAACTTAACCAGTTCTCTGCTTCATGGTGGGGCCACATTGCGGTGACAATACCAATACTTGGGGTACACAGAGAAAAACTGAAGAGAATCCCGGATATTTACTAATTTTGAGAAAAAGAATTTCGATGGAAAGATATATATGTGAGAATGTTTTTGTTCCGCTGCGTTCCGGTCCTTCACATAAATCGGAAATGCTAAGTCAGGTACTCTTCGGGGAAAAATATGATGTTGTTGATAAGGCAGGGAAATGGATCAAGGTAGAGACTCTCTTTGATAAATATATGGGATGGCTCGACATGGACCATTTGCAAAACACACCAGATGAGGACAATGCATCAGGAACGACTCTTAATAAATCTTTATTGTGTTATAAAAATGACAAAACAAAAATAGTACTTGAAGCAGGATGCGAAGTATATAATCCTGATTTCAATAAGAAGCAATTTAATATTGGTAAAAACATTTATACAACCTCGGATGATTTCAGCTCATCGTATTTTACAACTGATGAGTCATTTTCCGATACTGCATTGAAATTTATAAATAGCCCTTACATCTGGGGTGGCAGGATCCCTTCAGGGATTGATTGTTCAGGACTGGTCCAGCTTGTATACAAGATCCACGGAATATCAATCCCGCGAGATAGCTGGCAGCAGGCAGAAGCGGGAAGAAGTATTGATTTCATTAACGAATCAGAACCCGGCGACCTTGTATTTTTCGATAATGACAGAGGTAAGATCTCACATGTGGGTATGATATTTTCGAAAGGACTTATAATACATGCCTCAGGCAGGGTAAGGATCGATTCAATTGATCATCAGGGGATATTCAAGCCGGAGATAAAGTCATACTCCCATAAACTAAGGACGATTAGAAGAATTGTCTGATATAGAAGCACGGAGCGCAGAGCACAGGGCGCAGGGCGCAGGGCAAGAATCTAAACAATAGTGCTATTTTTTTTCTCTGAGCCCTGAGCTCTGTGCCCTGAGCTAATAAAAAAAGCTGCTCAATGAGCAGCTTTTTTATTATCAGAGGTTCTTACCAGCCTGGATTCTGTTCGGCGGCAAGTACAGGGTTAGCATTTATTTCGATCTGTGGTATTGGCCACAGATACTTATAGCTTGAATAAGGAATAGCAACTACTCCATAAGGTCCTGTATAAGGTGTACCTAAAGTAAATGATCCGACCGGAGGATTACTGTTTGAAAGTTTGGCTGGTATATCAAGCTGTAATCTGTGAATATCCGGCCAGCGGCGGCCTTCCATACAAAATTCTATACGTCTCTCAACCAATATGGCATTCAGAAGTGCAGTATTATCAGCAAAACTTGCTGCTGTGTAAGCCTGGGTAGATGGAGTAGCAAGTGCTCTGTTTCTCACCTGATTCAGGTATTGCAATCCAAGAGTAAAATCACCTGAACTGTTTCTGCGTGCATAAGCTTCAGCCATATTAAGGAGTACTTCAGCATGCCTGATTACAGGAGATGCATCTGTAAAATTTGTATAATCTTTATACTTGTCAGTATACACAATCCCGGTGGAAGCAACTGTATATGCCATAGTTGAGCCTCTCCTCTTATCGTCTGAAAGCCATGATGCGTTTCTCCATATTATAGGACTGATGGATACCAGCGCACGGCCTCTTCCATTATACATCTGAGGCAGCGAACCATTAGTAGTTGGATTATTGGTTGCTGAATTCTCCATTGAAAAAATTGACTCAGTATTGCTTAAATTACTCATAAAAGGTCCGTCTGGAGATGCAGTAAGCGAATAACCGTCAGCAGCCGGAAGGGCAAGAAGTTTCTGTCCTTCAGCAATTACATTAGACCAATCCCACATATGCTGATATACTCTTGTTTTAAATGCAATTGCAGCACCTTTTGTAGCCCTGGTAATTTTCATATTGCCAGCACGTCCTGATTTTCCAGGAAGATTGGTTTCAGCAAAATTAAGGTCTTCAAGAATTTTTGCATAGCATTCTGCTACTGTATTTCTGGTTTGTTTTGAACCTTCGTCAATTGCTACCTGAGTTGTGTAAGCTTTGGTACGATAAGGTACTCCAGGGTGTGATGCAGTAGGAGTCTCTTTATAAGGACGTGCAAAATGGAAAAGAAGCTCAAGATGAGCAATAGCTCTCATGAAATAAGCTTCACCAAGATACTGATTACCAACAGTTGATGTAATAACACTTTTTTGCATTGCGGCATTTACGCCATCAATAACCATGTTGCATCTGTTAATAAGTCTGTATGTATCACTCCAGTAGGCTTCATTGTTAGCTGTAGATGCGGTATATGTACCTTCGTAGGTAAACTGATAGAAAG
Proteins encoded in this region:
- a CDS encoding DNA translocase FtsK 4TM domain-containing protein; translated protein: MAEKIKEKEEPSKKSTKSTKPSGKSKSFLSDERVKFLFGILITGFAMYLLLACVSYLFWWKTDQSLPDSEIISGAEVQVRNWSGKSGHFLAKMIIGFGFGYGAFFIPVIFGTIGLYLLNFPKISLFKLIVKFTFAAIFLSLILGYIFGQANGYLISGPGGAQGYLITRWMNSFMGKVGTGVLMAFLTISYLIFALKVKPESFGLKIPQFLRFRKKAEEGAVPETITDPLIPEDEQEDMEPDADEPVEFIVKNTNTTPEDDFDEIVPEVGGTGSIIRDFDADEEEVPVVPEEGHVPINIIRPDASDMLSDQEVQKIMENYDPRLDLSRYKFPPVSILKEHKSESAFDNTEVFENKENIIKTLGDHKISIKSISATVGPTVTLYEIVPERGVRLARIKSLEDDIALNLSALGIRIIAPIPGRGTVGIEVPNKKPEMVSMRSLITSKAFQETKFDIALALGRTITNEPYIVDLTKMPHLLVAGATGQGKSVGINAIITSILYKKHPAEVKFVLIDPKRVELPLYMKIERHFLAKLPDEEDAIITDTQKVIKTLNSLCIEMDNRLELLKAAQSRNIKEYNEKFVSRKLSPEKGHKYLPYIVLIIDEFADLIMTAGREIEGPIGRLAQLARAIGIHLIISTQRPSANIITGFIKANFPTRIAFRVFSSIDSRTILDATGADRLVGRGDMLVSSGNEPVRVQCAFIDTPEIEELTDFIGSQKGYADAMHLPEYVDDSETGALDVDLKKRDSMFEEAAKLVVQHQQGSTSLIQRKLSIGYNRAGRIIDQLEAAGVVGPFEGSKARDVLCTDFIALEQILKRLE
- a CDS encoding HDIG domain-containing protein, yielding MIVTFSYLILYLFLSHFRHEVLLVTRKTLFIIITILSFLALTRILKDYPGLNLLFLIPFAIIPVIIRTFYDARLALFILLTTLMLAGFMVPEPFEFVVMNFITGMVAIFTLSNIYRKGKLFFTSLSVLISYSLLYFAFHLLNDGNVTGIVNYDFLLFAANSILILLSYPLIFMFEQRFLFLSDTTLLELADTNQPLLRKLAEEAPGSFQHSLQVANLAEEAARVTGANLLLVRTGALYHDIGKVANPDYYIENNKLGESPHENLNPKDSARVILNHVRNGVNLAKNFKVPVQIIDFIRTHHGTTIAYYFYKKYTDLQPWDTGSEKEFTYPGPRPFSKETAIVMMADAVEASSRSLAEFTEEKIGELVDRIIYLQEQDGQYSDAPLTYKDITDIKTAFKNRLSTIHHLRIAYPDRIS
- a CDS encoding RagB/SusD family nutrient uptake outer membrane protein; translated protein: MKNMISKLLQLKKLVLVPVFLLALFISSCEDIIDLAPYSSISETTAYSTPSLVELSVVGMYNGAQRGYYPANGTGRGYPFGAAFVEQGDCRGEDAVNLQAFYQFTYEGTYTASTANNEAYWSDTYRLINRCNMVIDGVNAAMQKSVITSTVGNQYLGEAYFMRAIAHLELLFHFARPYKETPTASHPGVPYRTKAYTTQVAIDEGSKQTRNTVAECYAKILEDLNFAETNLPGKSGRAGNMKITRATKGAAIAFKTRVYQHMWDWSNVIAEGQKLLALPAADGYSLTASPDGPFMSNLSNTESIFSMENSATNNPTTNGSLPQMYNGRGRALVSISPIIWRNASWLSDDKRRGSTMAYTVASTGIVYTDKYKDYTNFTDASPVIRHAEVLLNMAEAYARRNSSGDFTLGLQYLNQVRNRALATPSTQAYTAASFADNTALLNAILVERRIEFCMEGRRWPDIHRLQLDIPAKLSNSNPPVGSFTLGTPYTGPYGVVAIPYSSYKYLWPIPQIEINANPVLAAEQNPGW
- a CDS encoding C40 family peptidase produces the protein MERYICENVFVPLRSGPSHKSEMLSQVLFGEKYDVVDKAGKWIKVETLFDKYMGWLDMDHLQNTPDEDNASGTTLNKSLLCYKNDKTKIVLEAGCEVYNPDFNKKQFNIGKNIYTTSDDFSSSYFTTDESFSDTALKFINSPYIWGGRIPSGIDCSGLVQLVYKIHGISIPRDSWQQAEAGRSIDFINESEPGDLVFFDNDRGKISHVGMIFSKGLIIHASGRVRIDSIDHQGIFKPEIKSYSHKLRTIRRIV
- a CDS encoding outer membrane lipoprotein carrier protein LolA; the protein is MRLRFISLTLLMLLSISLAAQSEQEAIKILDRFSSNALGAPSVSMKFNLITFDQAENTKDTLKGSIILSKDKYNLELPDNTIWFNGDISWSYLPAEKEVTITKPDRKNNSFQNRPSSIFSMYKNGYKCRLIEDKSDTWTIDLYPEDIKSDLLRVRLLIGKSLLNLRSLEYKKRDGVVITLNVVDYNLKQKPVAETFVYPAAKFKGVEVVDMR